A segment of the bacterium genome:
GCTCTCGTCGCCCTGGGGATCATTCTGGCCGGATGCGAGCTGTTCACCAACGGCATTGAGTGGGTCGGCAGCAAGCTGAACCTGTCCACCGGCGCCGTCGGCAGTGTCCTCGCCGCCGTCGGCACCGCCCTGCCCGAGACCCTGGTGCCCATCGTCGCCCTGGTCTTCGTGCGGGGAGCCAAGGCGGAGGAGATCGGCATCGGCGCCATCCTGGGCGCGCCGTTCATGCTCAGCACCCTGGCCTTCATGATGACGGGTCTGGCCGCCATCGTCTACCACCGTCGCGGCCGCCGCGGCCTGAACCTGGCCGTGGACACCGATACCCTCGGCCAGGACATATCGTACTTCCTGGGCGTCTACCTCGTCGCCATCGGCCTGTCGTTCGTGCCGAGCAAGCCCCTGCAGGTCGCGGGCGGCATCGGCCTGCTCATCGCCTACGTCGTCTACGTGCGGCGGCACTTCTGCCGCGACTGCGCGGAGGAGGGCGAGCAGCTCAACCCCCTGCACCTGACCCGGTGGGTCGAGGTCCCGCGCCTGCGCTTCGTGGTGCTGCAGGTCATCGTGTCGCTCTCGGCCATCTTCTTCGGCGCGCACCTCTTCGTGCAGAACCTGGAGAGGATCTCGGAGTACTTCGGCATCTCCGCCCTGGTGCTGTCGCTGATCATCACGCCGATTGCGACGGAGCTGCCCGAGAAGTTCAACAGCATCATCTGGGTAGGCCGGGGCAAGGACACGCTGGCCCTGGGGAACGTGACCGGCGCGATGGTCTTCCAAAGCTGCATCCCGGTGATGATCGGCGTGGCCCTGACGCCATGGCGCCTGGAGCCGCAGGCGCTGGCCTCAGCCGTCGTCGCGCTGGTCTCCGCGGCCATCGTGACGACAGCGATGCGGCTCAAGCACCGCCTCTCGCCCTACGTGCTGATCCTCGGCGGGCCGCTGTACGCCGCGTGGATCTGGTTCGCGCTGAGCCGCTAGGCGCGTGGCTCTGTCTATACGCCCAGCGTCTTCCGCCCCAGGGCGAAGGCCTGCGCCCCGGTCATCGCCTCGCCCTCCGCCTTCGCCCGCGCGAAGGCGTC
Coding sequences within it:
- a CDS encoding sodium:calcium antiporter: MEIVGPAALALVALGIILAGCELFTNGIEWVGSKLNLSTGAVGSVLAAVGTALPETLVPIVALVFVRGAKAEEIGIGAILGAPFMLSTLAFMMTGLAAIVYHRRGRRGLNLAVDTDTLGQDISYFLGVYLVAIGLSFVPSKPLQVAGGIGLLIAYVVYVRRHFCRDCAEEGEQLNPLHLTRWVEVPRLRFVVLQVIVSLSAIFFGAHLFVQNLERISEYFGISALVLSLIITPIATELPEKFNSIIWVGRGKDTLALGNVTGAMVFQSCIPVMIGVALTPWRLEPQALASAVVALVSAAIVTTAMRLKHRLSPYVLILGGPLYAAWIWFALSR